In a genomic window of Gossypium arboreum isolate Shixiya-1 chromosome 7, ASM2569848v2, whole genome shotgun sequence:
- the LOC108470119 gene encoding U11/U12 small nuclear ribonucleoprotein 59 kDa protein, translating into MNPVHFQPAPPPRWFPMLPPEPPNSSTFWETRNVRDRLRELQDTLNLANAVQKELETLTMIKDGSMDPSVSEFLRYLEDRRIDLETQELLSLEAANALMSKLRAQLEPFRYVADEGIPWEEKSAVARLTNKIKKSKRNNLWRKRKRKRIAELLAKEHEQFDQADREADEWRAREIAKDIASRKVEKMKEIAKLKAKEEKKRLESELELVLMVEKLQELRSMRIQKLKKQGHFLPEEDDKFLEKVRAAVEEEERQALAAADTDAAKDAIATAEETRKATQNQRPLSNDPMTDQLENKERKDQITPNEDKKGSGTVTDMESGKNKLEGHGYTWTYDPLTNLPIEFYHYYHGSNSDMGTLIEVRRTWDAYIRPGGSRIPGHWVQPPPPADDIWASYLVRPK; encoded by the exons ATGAATCCTGTTCACTTCCAACCCGCGCCGCCTCCACGTTGGTTCCCAATGTTACCGCCGGAACCTCCGAATTCGAGTACATTTTGGGAGACCAGAAATGTGCGTGATCGCCTTAGAGAATTGCAAGATACCCTCAATCTTGCCAACGCCGT GCAAAAGGAGTTGGAAACACTGACGATGATAAAAGATGGGTCGATGGACCCTTCTGTTTCTGAGTTCTTGAGGTATCTAGAAGATAGGAGGATTGACTTGGAAACTCAAGAGCTACTGTCTTTGGAAGCGGCGAATGCATTGATGTCAAAGCTAAGAGCTCAGTTAGAGCCCTTTAGATATGTTGCAGATGAAGGGATCCCGTGGGAGGAGAAATCAGCAGTAGCTAGACTGACCAATAAAATTAAGAAGTCTAAAAGGAATAACCTTTGGAGGAAAAGAAAGCGGAAACGAATTGCAGAATTGCTTGCAAAG GAGCATGAACAATTTGATCAAGCTGACCGAGAAGCTGATGAGTGGAGAGCTAGGGAGATTGCCAAGGACATTGCCAGCCGGAAG GTCGAAAAGATGAAGGAAATAGCAAAGCTTAAAGCCAAGGAAGAAAAAAAGAGACTGGAATCTGAG CTTGAACTAGTTTTGATGGTGGAGAAGTTGCAAGAGTTGCGCTCAATGAGGATCCAGAAATTGAAGAAACAAG GCCATTTTCTTCCAGAGGAGGATGACAAGTTTCTGGAGAAAGTTCGAGCTGCAGTTGAGGAAGAGGAGAGACAAGCTTTGGCTGCAGCAGATACAGATGCTGCTAAAGATGCCATTGCAACTGCTGAGGAAACTAGGAAGGCCACTCAGAATCAGAGACCCCTCTCAAATGATCCTATGACTGATCAACTTGAAAACAAGGAGAGAAAAGACCAAATAACACCAAATGAGGACAAAAAGGGCTCTGGTACAGTCACTGATATGGAATCTGGTAAAAATAAATTGGAAGGACATGGTTACACTTGGACATATGATCCTTTGACTAATTTACCGATTGAGTTCTATCACTATTACCATGGAAGCAATTCTGACATGGGCACACTTATTGAG GTTAGAAGGACATGGGATGCTTATATCAGACCAGGAGGAAG